A segment of the Nostoc sp. TCL26-01 genome:
CTATTTCTATTGTATCCGGTTGACGACCACTAATTAATAAACGATGTTCTTTAATTAACTCATCAACAATTGTTTCTAATACTTCACCAATAAATCTAGATTTATTTTCCCGTTTACTGACTCTTTTACTATCACCAGTAATCGTTACTAATTTGATAAAAATATATGCGATCGCTTGACTTTGACCTTGATTATCAAAGTGTTGATAGATTTTTTCAGCTTGCTGTTGTAATGCACCACCAACACGACCTAAATCTTCATAAGTTTTTTGATTAAGTAATCTATCCGACAAGTCATCATTCTTCCAAAGCAAATCAAGGGTATATTGCAACAGAGGTAACGACCGAGATTCACCACGAAAATCATTAATAATTTCTTCAATTAAATCTTTATCAACATTCACTCCATGACTAGCCGCAGGGTTTTTTATAACTAATTTCAATTCCCGGTCTGTCATTGGAGTAATATAACTGAAAGGTTCTTTACCCTCATTTTGGATTGCTGCCACAAAATCAGGAAACTCATTCATCAACCGATCTAAAAAATCAGTCCGCATTGCTAAGACAACTTTTACTGACTTATCGTTTGAGTTTTTTAGATGGTTAATTAAATTACTGAGAGACTGAATAAATAAACCTCTCTCAAACTCTGAAGTTCTTGTAAAAATCTCTTCAAATTGATCGATAAAAATTAGCCAGACAGAATCAGGATTTTTCTTGAGTGTTGTTACAACCTTGACTAAAAGATTTAATGCATTCTGCAAATCCTCATCAGTATCTATTTTGCTAGGAGGTAAAGCAATTTGAGCATCTGATTGTTTATAATAATTGGTATTTGTCGAAACAAAAGCTATAATTTGTCCATAAAATGAGTAAAAGGGGCTTTGGTTAGGAACTAAATAAAAATAAACAAAGTCTTTTTTATTTTCATTAGAAAACTTAGGAATTAAACCTGCTTGAACTAATGATGATTTTCCACTACCTGATGCTCCTAGAAGAATCAGTAAATTATTCTCTTTTGAATTATTATATAAATCTTCAATCAGTTTATTTCTGCCATAAAATCTACTAGAATCAGTAGCAGTAAATTGTGCTAGTCCTTGATAGGGTGATGATGCCTTAAAATTGAAATTTTTATAAGATTCTTCTTCAGAATCATCACCATATCTAATCTCTGTTTTGAAATTGACAATCTGCGTGTTATTATCACCCTGTTGAATTACTTGTTTTTCAGCTTGAAAATGATTTATAGGACTAGCATCAGACATTTATAACCTCTTGACTTTGATTACATATTAACTGTTTGGTTACCGCCATCACCTTGTTGAATTGCTTGTTTTTCTGCTGTAAAAGTTGAATTAAATACTTTTTGAGATGTGGAATCGGCAGATTTAGTTGCCTTTAGTAACTCTTGTAACTCATTAACTTTTTTCATGATTTCCTTATCTTGATCAATTTCAGCTTCCGTTAATTCATCTTCTAAAAGCCCTTTAGTTTTTTCAGGTTTCTGCTCATATTTATCTAAGGTTGACACAAAATCAGATTTACCCTTTTCCTCATATTTGCGTTTAATTAATTCTTTTAATCCTTTGTAAGCATCTTGCACTGCTTCACCTGCGGTTTTAGCTGCACCAGCAACTAAGGCGGCGGTAATTAAAGAGACAGGTTCCATCGTTTCCAACTCCTGTATTTCAACAATAAAGCTGACTGTAGCACAGACTCTGGCATACTAAAATATTGGAGTTTAGAAAAATTTATACTCTTTATACTAAAGAGCGATCGCAGCCTACCACAGCTGTTTGCGAACTTTTTATGAATAGGGAATTACAGTCTTATAACCAAGGCGATCGCTATCAGTAATCTTTCAGGCTGTAGACGTAAGCGGGTCGAGGAGAACATAGATTGAGCATCGCATCATCTGCTGTCCAAAAGTTAGCGGATTCTGTTTTGGCACAGGCTAAGAAAACTGCATCATACAACGTTGGCATTCCATATTGTTCAGCAAGTTGCCAAGCTTCGAGTTGGAGAGTTTTGCTGTCGATGTAGTCAATCGGTAGGCTGATATAGGCTGTGTAAAGTTGTTGGGCTTCAGTCGAAGTCAATAGCTTGACTCTCACTTTTTTACGAAGAACTGAACCCACCTCTGCCCAGGCAAAGCACGGTGCTACAAGTCTGGTTTGTTGAGTTAAGGCATTGGTAATTAAAGCGATCGCTTCTGATGTTTGTTCATCTGGGCAGAGGTACTTCATCATCACACTGGTATCGATACACAGTGCCTCAGTCACGTCTACTTTCTCCTTCGCGCAGTTGACGAATCATGGGTACTGGATCGGGATGCACCCCGATTCGCTGTTTGACCTGTTCTCGAATGGTTTGAATTTGTTTGTGGGCTGCCCAAGAACTACGCCACTTCATTTCTTTTTCCAGCGCTTGAACGACTAGATCGTTGAGAGATTCATCGTCTCGCTTCAATGCTCGGATTTTCTGAAGTAATTCCGCAGGGAAGCGAATTGTTAAGGCTTCACGTTCCATAATTACACCTTTTGCAACCAATTTATGATACCATTTTATGTAACTGCTTTAACGCAAAAGTAATACATCCAGGCGTTTCGGGAGTAAAGTTGTTTAAGTGATTGCGATCGCGAGTTAAGCGATTGACCAAAAGAATGGGATGCAAGCCCCGTCGTTCTACGACGGCTTTTCTTGATTTCTGATGTACTCCTTTAGGATCTCTAATGGCGCACCTCCTACGGACACAGCAAAATAACTGGGACTCCACAAGGATTCTTTGTGGGGTTTTTTGTATCTAGCTTGCCCATACCTGCGACTAGAAACACCTTTCAAGGCATTAACAATTTGAGAGATAGACAATTTAGGTGGATATTCAATAAGCGCGTGAACATGGTTATCTTCACCGTTAAATTCAATTACTTGAAAATCCATCTTTTTGGCTACTTCTCTAAATGTTTTATCAATTAATCCAAGGCTATCCTTTGTAAATACAGACCTGCGGTATTTGGTAACGCAGACCAAGTGAATTTTTAAATCTGTAACGCTGTGTCTTTCTCTCCGGAACTGGCTTGTCATTACGTGTAGACCCAAACCCCGTCCTTAAGGACGAGGTATAATACTATCAGACCAATCTTAACACGAGCCATGAAAGCCAGATACCAGTTCCGATTCTACCCAACAGACCAACAACAACGGAGTTTAGCTCAGTTGTTTGGTTGTGTTCGGGTAGTTTGGAACGACGCGCTGGCAATCTGCAAGCAATCTGAGAAGCTACCTAGTAACAACGACTTGCAAAAGTTGGTGATTACCCAAGCTAAAAAGACTGAATCTCGCGCATGGCTTGGAGAGGTTTCAAATATCCCCTTGCAACAGTCAATAGCAGATTTAGGAGTTGCCTATAAGAACTTTTTTGAATCGCTAAAAGGCAAACGCAAAGGTAAAAAGGTTGGGACACCACGATTTAAAAAGAAGACGAGCCAGCAGTCAGCAAGGTTCAGAATTGGCGGATTTTCAATCAAAGGACAGCGCGTTTATCTTGCCAAGATTGGGGAAGTTAGTCCTATTTGGTCGAGAGAGTTGCCCTCCGCGCCTAGTTCAGTAACAGTAATCAAAGACTGTGCAAATCGCTATTTTTTAAGCTTTGTAGTAGAAATTGAACCTATTCAAATCGATGCCAAAAACCAAAGTATCGGGATTGATTTAGGTATCAAAACTTTTGCTGTGATGAGCAATGGCGCAAAGTCTGCCACCGGGGATACTCCCCGTGGCGAGCTTTGCGAGAAAGCCGAAAGCCCCATCTACTCTGTTCTTGATAGAAAAATACGCAAGCTTCAGAAGAAATTAGCGCGGCAACCCAAAGAATCAAAGCGCAGAGCCAAGACTCGCATCCAGATTGCAAAACTACACAATCGGATTGCAGATACCCGCAAAGACTTTTTGCACAAACTTTCTACCAAAATAGTTAGTGAAAACCAAACAATTGTTTTGGAAGACTTGAATGTGTCGGGCTTAGTCAAAAACCGTAGGCTTGCTAGGTCAATTAGTCTTCAAGGATGGAGAGAGTTTAGGACACAATGCGAGGCAAAGTCAGCCAAGCTGGGTAGAAATTTTCGCGTCATTAGTAGATGGGAACCAACTAGTCAAGTCTGCTCAGAGTGCGGCTACAAATGGGGGAAACTTGATTTATCAGTGCGCTCGGTGAAGTGCATTAATTGCAACACTCAACACGACCGAGACGAGAACGCCGCGAAAAATATAAACAAAGTCGGGATAGGGCATTGCCACGACTCTAAATGGGCGCAGAGACGGGATAAGACTACAACGGTTACGCATCTGTCAACGAAGCGTCAAGAATCACCTCGCCTTCAGGCAGGTGAGTATGTCAAGTAAAAATCTTGCAGCAAAGTGCTTGCTTCTTCAGGCTGGTGTGTGATAGCTTTTTCTACAACCTTAAAGTACTGTAAATTGATAGGTTTACAGTACTATGCAAAACCGACTGATTAAGAAACTCACCTCTAAACTAGAACAAGCT
Coding sequences within it:
- the tnpA gene encoding IS200/IS605 family transposase: MTSQFRRERHSVTDLKIHLVCVTKYRRSVFTKDSLGLIDKTFREVAKKMDFQVIEFNGEDNHVHALIEYPPKLSISQIVNALKGVSSRRYGQARYKKPHKESLWSPSYFAVSVGGAPLEILKEYIRNQEKPS
- a CDS encoding type II toxin-antitoxin system VapC family toxin, producing the protein MTEALCIDTSVMMKYLCPDEQTSEAIALITNALTQQTRLVAPCFAWAEVGSVLRKKVRVKLLTSTEAQQLYTAYISLPIDYIDSKTLQLEAWQLAEQYGMPTLYDAVFLACAKTESANFWTADDAMLNLCSPRPAYVYSLKDY
- a CDS encoding RNA-guided endonuclease TnpB family protein; translation: MKARYQFRFYPTDQQQRSLAQLFGCVRVVWNDALAICKQSEKLPSNNDLQKLVITQAKKTESRAWLGEVSNIPLQQSIADLGVAYKNFFESLKGKRKGKKVGTPRFKKKTSQQSARFRIGGFSIKGQRVYLAKIGEVSPIWSRELPSAPSSVTVIKDCANRYFLSFVVEIEPIQIDAKNQSIGIDLGIKTFAVMSNGAKSATGDTPRGELCEKAESPIYSVLDRKIRKLQKKLARQPKESKRRAKTRIQIAKLHNRIADTRKDFLHKLSTKIVSENQTIVLEDLNVSGLVKNRRLARSISLQGWREFRTQCEAKSAKLGRNFRVISRWEPTSQVCSECGYKWGKLDLSVRSVKCINCNTQHDRDENAAKNINKVGIGHCHDSKWAQRRDKTTTVTHLSTKRQESPRLQAGEYVK
- a CDS encoding YlcI/YnfO family protein, with protein sequence MEREALTIRFPAELLQKIRALKRDDESLNDLVVQALEKEMKWRSSWAAHKQIQTIREQVKQRIGVHPDPVPMIRQLREGESRRD